AGAGGGATATATAATTCGTAGGCAGGCAAGTCCTCTTTCTTTCAATTCCACTTATTTGGCTTCTCTCATTTCTTTATAGGTTTTAATCTTTGTTTTTGAGAAAGCTGTAATTGTTCGAGTATTTGGTATAAACAAGAGTACGAGacattaaattattatttaaatatttattcttaCAACTTTTTTCATTTTATCTTAACTTTTATTCTACATTTGATGGTAATTTGAAACCCTAGTATTTTAATTAGGGGTTTATCCTGCAAAAGCAATCAGTCCTGTTATGATTAACATCAGTTGTTTTCtgcaattttataaatttgttttgttttgtatCGTATTTAACTGCAAAGTGAATTCGAATTAGAATGACGTATAAGTGTTGAATAGTGTTGCAGCTTTGTGTAATGTTGCTTATTTCTAAGTTGATTGCTATGAATTTCATATTGTAGTTTCATCTGTTGGAAATGACGGGTTATGGTAAATTGCGTAATTTGAAAACAGATCAATGCAGGACTTTTTTACTAACTTAATCAACTGCTTTTTTAGTCTCGGGTGTTCTTCACTCCTACCGGGATCATCAACATGAGTATCTTGTGTTTGGATGGAGTTAATTGGACttgttttgtgtttttgaatgTTCCGTCTGTCGAGTTCAAGGGCGTATGTATTTGTCTTTATTTTCAACAGATTATATAACACTTGCTAGTCTTGGTAATATGGATGAATAATGTAATGAAGTTTTTGAAGATAATTGTTCTCTTTTCATCAAACAATACTTGTCTTTGAGTAGACTTATTATTGGTCTCGTCCAATACCATATCTCCTTGTCCATTCAGTTGCTATATGGTACCATGTCTGTTGACCTCCTTCCAGTTTACTTTTGTTACTTGCTCCACAGATAATTTTGGTTTGAACTGCTTGAAGAAGTAGGAATGATTTGGCAGTTAATTTTATATGATATGTTAATATATAAAAAATTCTCATGGATTGTACATCTGTTGATCATCAGACCTGAACATACATTTATCATTCTTAATCTGGTATTTTGTCATTTAGTGTACATTTTAATACTTATACAGTGGAACTCTGTGAATTACATGATTTTGTGCAGTTAGTTTTCTATCGTGTTTCTTTCTCCTATTACATATTCAAAGTTTTCCTTCAATAGTTTTCTCCGAATTTATGAAGGAACAGAAAACCTTTGTCGGCGCAAGTTGTACCAAGGCACAAGAGCCTCCCTGCAACCTAGGCGGGAGGTGTAAATTCTATTTCAGAAGAAAGCTTAAATTATTGGTGAACACATGTAGTGACAATTAAAAAGATATAGTTGCAACGTCTCGCAACTTAGATAATAGTTGTGATTAGAGGGAAATCTTTTACCTTTGGCTGGTCTTAATTATTGAGCTAGTCCTTCCTAActttaataataacaataattttCAACTTCTTACTCCCCCTTATTAATAATGTTCCTAAAAATTTATAGCGAAAATACTGTTCTTAATTTTAGTAGGAAGTTCATTTTCAATTTATTCATCTTGCTCACCGGCTCACCCTTTGCCTCGAGTCGCCGTCTCACTTCACACTGACCGAGGCACAAAACCCTCATCTCCCAGTGCCTAAAGCTTGAGTGTGCTTTAAAGAAACTGGAATGAACGATATCGATTTTCATTCTGTAATGTGGATGTTATTGACTTTAAATAGATTCAAGAAAGAATTTGGCAAGGAGAAATGACCAACTCTGCAGCAGGATCTTCCTCAAAAATGAAAGTTGGGTTATCCCAGCAGTCAGAGCCTTCATTCAAGCGCAAACGTGCCGTTTTTCAGAAAGACCGTAAGTACTCTCTCTGTAATTTGGCCTGCCCTTGTTATATATGTGATTGCATAATTTCTGATTCTATTGCTGGTTGAATGCATCAGTGCAGCACATGATGTATGGTTTTGGAGATGATCCCAATGTAGGTGCTATCTCCATCTTTTATTATATATTCAGTTCATGGTCCATATATGAAATAATCTGGTTTGTACTTGAGTATGCACCAGATTATTCAAATGAACTGACCACTGATGGACCATGAGAGTTTCTCCTGGTCAGAAGAATAATTCATTAATTTGCAGGTTTCAATGTGCTACctatgaataattaattatttagatAAAGTTCTGTATTATTAAGCAATAGTGTTTTTATTTAGTAAAAAAAGGGACAGTGATATTAGTTTAAAGCTTGTTATCGAAGATGGAAACAGTTTACACAGTGTACCTTGTGCTGCTACAGTATTAAGTAGCTTGCTAAGACTTCAGGGCCAGAATACTTGTGGACTCTGTATTTTATGTATTTGTTTATTCGGTTCTCTTATGAGTTTGTTATGCTGCAATACCAGCCCCTTCCTGAATCTATGGCGCTTTTGGAGGATATTGTGGTCGAGTATGTAACAGACTTGGTAAGTTTGGATAATAATTTGTTTTAGCTTGTAAAATCTTCTACCCACACAAAAACATGCAGAAAAGCAGAAAATTATGCATACACAGCCTGTAGAGTCCTCTGTTTTTCTGCCACTGCTTTTTTCTTTTGGACCTTTGCAGAGTGATTGTGCCATTTGTTTGCATTGTTTATCATGGATAATGATACTGATTTTAGATTTGACTTTACAGGTTCACAAGGCACAGGATATTGCATCCAAAAGAGGAAAGCTTTTGACTGAGGATTTCCTTTACTTGGTGCGGAAGGTATATTTTCTTCATCAAACACTCAGCTGTCCTTAAGTTATGTCTGCTCTTATGCATATTGTCTGCTTCCAATCTTATCTGTTAGATGACTGTATAATATACAAATATGTAACATCTTAATAATAACTTGGTCGATTGCTTTATCAACACTCTATGGATACCCTGCGACCAACTTATATGCTTGTGCCTTCTCTACTCAGAATGAACAATGTTATTGTGATCTTAATTTTAATAAAAGGAAGGTGTCCTTGAAGGGTTTTTTTTATGCTTTAATATTATTATAAGTTTGCGATGGGAAGGAGGAAGGAGTTTATTTGAGTGATTATACTTTTTTCTTTTTGTGGTGAACCTCAGTAAGCAGATAAAATTCTCAGCAACTAAAGTGTTGATTAATTTTATGGTCATAAGCATCGTAAACTAGTTGCCGAACTCAATCAAATCTTATATTAATCATTCCTAAATTGTTATGAAACTACTACAGCAagataataattaattaactgaGTTGAGTTGACTAGAGCAAATGTTAAGGAACCACTATTATTTACCTTCAAAAGATGACATCTGAAGTGTGGTAACGGCTAAGAAGCAAAAAGAACACAGCTTACGCGAGAACTATTGAACTAGTAATATGATTGTTTCGGgacatatataataatataaatataagtttTATCCTTCAACAGTAAACCTAAAGGCTTAAAGATTGTTCCTCAGCCTACTTCAACCAAGCTATTGTGCTCAATGCTTACTTATTCTTTCTGCAGGATGCACCAAAATTTAACAGATGCACTGAACTTTTGTCCATGAACGAGGAGCTGAAACAAGCAAGGAAAGCTTTTGATGTGGATGAGGAGAAGTTGGCAACCATTGATTGAAAGTGGAAGGTTTGCATTTTTTATTTTTCGAATTTATTTTCCAGTGAAGATTAGATGGTTTGACATCTAATCATTAAATTTGGCTATGTTTGTTTTTTGTGATCCATACAACTATAGTTAGGCTCACTATTTGTCTTGAATGCCATTTTAGGAGAGGGCTCAGGACTACTATAGCGGAATATGCAGGAATTTATAGCAGGACGAAGCTCAGAAAAAGCTCCACCCAAGATATAGAAGTATATGCTCCTTCCTCATCTTACCATTCCATATTTCCATGAATAAATTCATTGTATCAAGTACAAGGTAGAGAATTATACATTTGATATTGTCTCTGTAACTCAATATCTCAACACCCACATTTGCAGCTTGCCAGATTTATATGTTGTTATGCTCTTGTTGCATGGAATCTGTAATTGAGATTACTATTTTGTCATATTTGAATAGAGAATATTTTGCTTAGCCATTTCTGTTTATTCCTAATACCACAAATTAATTCATTCTGGTTCAATTTGAATAGAAACATATAGACACCCAAATTTGTAAAGATCTGTGATGAAAGAGAGATCAGAAATAGCTTTCTAGCCTCCATTGTGCATCAAGTATATATATCATAGCCCATTGCAAATTTCATCATTTCACTCTCTTTTTCAATCTCAAATTCTTTACTTATAGAATAAAAAAAAATCTTTgattaaaaacaaaaaaaacttgTAAACTTTTCCTGCTGAGGATCAATATGCTTGTAGTTGTCATCAAGACTTTACAAACATTAGAAAAAAGCGTTGaaatttacataattattttaaatataaactgAAAGATATAATCATAGAAACAAACCTTTAGAAAAAATGCAGTCTTTAAAAAAATAAGATAGTTAGTGAAATTTACATAATTATTCTAATAAGAAATGTACATAAATCATATAAACAAGAACATCTTTGGGCAGTGTCCAATGAGTTTGGGTCGGGAATATCAATGCCACCGAGCCTCCTTTTACATTGGAGGTCCATTTACTCCCCAGAACTTTTAGCAGAACTCTTAAAGTGAGGGTCAAATCTTGCTTATACCCAAAAATTCTTTAagttaatatattttttaattaattaattttgaaattattttttcCGAGGTGGATCTGATTTGGACGAATTTCAAGATAATAATTAGTTTCACGAAAATAAATGTTATATAATATATTCCCAATAtaatgaaaaatataataaaaaactGATACTTTATCATAGAAATATATATTTAGAAttctgtaaaatataattatatttagtgaaaaTTCTGGCTATCAGGCAGAAAAAATAAGTGATGCATCCAAAAGTTTGTTACAAAAATCTACATCTATAAAAGGATTATCATATATTAATGTTATACATCTGTAACTACCTATAATTTGacatttatttttgaaaaatcaaAACATTCTTTCTCTTTCATGAAATTGAGTGTTAATCAGGAATTCTTTATTAAGAAAAAAAGAGATGTTAGCTTCATGTACATCTGGCTGTATATAAGAAAAGAGTTTCAGATTATACATAACAAATTAACAACACAAGCACACAAACATGCTTCTGTCATGTGTATGATGTGCGTTGATCTTTGTTTTTTCCATTATTTTGTGTGTTAATATATAAAAATGTGGAAACCATTATCATCTAGATATAATTTAAAGTTTTAGATTACAAAacaaaaagataaaaaaaattagttgATAGTTATTTTTACAAATTAATAGTTTTCACTTATTTTCATCTAATAGTAATATAAATTTTGTTGTATTTTCgtttaagttaattttattatttattacaataattaatattcttttaacttaaattattaaattattataaatcCACCATCTAAAACTAGAGAGGTGTATTTAGTTTGAAATTTAAAAGATTTTACttcagattttaaaaattagGTGTATTTAATATCAGTTTTTTTTGAAAACATTTGTTGatatattttacaaaataaataactaGAGGTATATTTAgttgaatttcaaaatttttaataaatttgatagtatttattttagaattaaatttttttattacaataaaatggtttatatttttgaaatcacatcaaatatttaaaacttaaaaatattGCCAAAAACTCTGCATCCCTAAACgcaaaacaattttataaatttatatatgttcATCAATTCATTTGATACCGCTAAAGATAAAACTTATGCAAAAAATAGGTTAgtatttattttagaattaaatttttttattacaataaaatggtttatatttttgaaatcacatcaaatatttaaaacttaaaaatattGCCAAAAACTCTGCATCCCTAAACgcaaaacaattttataaatttatatatgttcATCAATTCATTTGATACCGCTAAAGATAAAACTTATGCAAAAAATAGGTTAGAAGGATCTCCTGAGTACCAAACTGAGATTTCTTAAGAGAGCTATGCAGGATATTGGACTAGGCCTGTCAATAGAGCGAAAATCTGATCCGACCCGATTCGATCCGAGGCCATTTTAGTGGATATGGATCGACCTATTAAAAATCCGATCCGAGATCCGATCCGATAAGAAAAATCTGATTATAAATGGAGCGGATATGGATTTAGGTCGATCCGATCCGTTAATAACCCGATccggtttatatatatataatgtaataaaaatattttttaataattctagTTTTAAACATATTATCCTCGAGTGAAGTCCCATTATCTATATTTcgttcggttcggttcggtctcTGTAGTCTAGTCCATTTCTATAACTCTAGTTCTTTTACCTTTAAAGCCGCATAACCCAAGTCTCAATTCATATAACACTTTTATTTCTAAGTCAAGTACCGTTATTCTCTAGTCAAGTCCAATTATCTTCGAGTCAAG
This sequence is a window from Apium graveolens cultivar Ventura chromosome 9, ASM990537v1, whole genome shotgun sequence. Protein-coding genes within it:
- the LOC141686636 gene encoding transcription initiation factor TFIID subunit 13-like; translated protein: MTNSAAGSSSKMKVGLSQQSEPSFKRKRAVFQKDLQHMMYGFGDDPNPLPESMALLEDIVVEYVTDLVHKAQDIASKRGKLLTEDFLYLVRKDAPKFNRCTELLSMNEELKQARKAFDVDEEKLATID